One window from the genome of Gimesia aquarii encodes:
- a CDS encoding MarR family winged helix-turn-helix transcriptional regulator yields the protein MKDNKLDNLTDLIASECIAVRMRILNRVISKIYDDALRQTGAKVSQMNILVAVGKLGTARPADVCAALHLDVSTLSRNVERMKARGWLEVIPDEDGRAQPFRLTSEGRKLLEQAAPAWKEAQEQAKQLLGENITGQLNQAVKRVNKIKS from the coding sequence ATGAAAGACAACAAGCTAGACAATTTGACCGACCTGATTGCCAGTGAGTGCATTGCCGTCCGGATGAGAATCCTGAATCGAGTGATCTCAAAGATCTATGATGATGCGCTGCGCCAGACGGGTGCTAAAGTCAGCCAGATGAATATCCTGGTTGCGGTTGGCAAGCTGGGCACGGCTCGACCTGCCGATGTGTGCGCGGCTTTACATCTCGATGTTTCCACGCTCAGCCGCAATGTCGAACGCATGAAGGCTCGAGGTTGGCTGGAGGTCATTCCTGATGAAGATGGAAGGGCACAACCTTTTCGTCTGACAAGCGAAGGTAGAAAACTCTTAGAGCAAGCAGCCCCTGCGTGGAAAGAGGCTCAGGAACAAGCGAAGCAACTCTTAGGAGAAAATATTACTGGGCAATTAAATCAAGCTGTAAAACGAGTGAATAAAATCAAATCCTGA
- a CDS encoding MarR family winged helix-turn-helix transcriptional regulator: protein MNQKKPSIENLIDETVLLFHRLRVVADELHGGGELAAGKRGVLKGLYEIGPQTVPQMARARPVSRQHIQSLVNPLVEEGYVEFIDNPHHRRSKLVQLTGTGRVFVEKMQLREAEVFQTLSAKFSESRLTQATRTLRSVRECFEKE from the coding sequence ATGAATCAGAAAAAACCATCCATTGAAAATTTGATCGACGAGACCGTCCTGCTGTTTCACCGTTTACGAGTGGTTGCTGATGAGCTTCACGGGGGAGGCGAGCTCGCTGCCGGAAAGCGGGGGGTATTAAAAGGGTTGTATGAAATTGGTCCACAAACAGTTCCCCAGATGGCGCGTGCGCGTCCGGTCTCGCGCCAACACATTCAGAGCCTCGTGAACCCACTCGTGGAGGAAGGATATGTTGAATTCATCGACAACCCGCATCACAGGCGGTCCAAACTTGTTCAACTGACTGGCACCGGACGCGTCTTTGTCGAAAAGATGCAGTTGAGAGAAGCTGAAGTCTTTCAAACTCTGTCCGCAAAGTTTTCAGAATCCAGGCTCACACAGGCCACACGCACACTGCGGTCGGTTCGCGAGTGCTTCGAAAAAGAATGA